One genomic segment of Paraburkholderia aromaticivorans includes these proteins:
- a CDS encoding acyl-CoA dehydrogenase, whose translation MSYTAPIKDMLFVMKELAGLEHIATLPGFEDANLDTAQAVLEESAKLCGEVLAPLNVEGDRNPSSWKDGVVTATPGFKEAFRQFGEGGWQGVQHPLEYEGQGLPKLIATPCVEMLNASNLSFALCPLLTDGAIEALLTAGTEAQKQTYVPKLISGEWTGTMNLTEPQAGSDLALVRTRAEPQGDGSFKLFGTKIFITWGEHDMAKNIAHLVLARTPNAPEGVKGISLFIVPKFLVNEDGSPGARNDVHCVSIEHKLGIKASPTAVLQFGDHGGAIGHLIGEENRGLEYMFIMMNAARFAVGMQGVGISDRAYQKAVAYAKDRVQSRPVDGSAKQPVAIIQHPDVRRMLATMRGLTEASRALAYVAAAHCDIAHRHANEATRAEHQAIYEYLVPIVKGWSTELSIDVTSLGVQVHGGMGFIEETGAAQYYRDARILPIYEGTTAIQANDLIGRKTVRDGGKVAKSLLAGVAETVEALGAQQGPAFESMKKYLAQGHRSLSAAVDFVVANTKSDPNAVFAGSVPYLKLAGIVLGGWQMARALLVAAAKRDEDPSFYGAKIATAQFYAEHVLTQASALEASIVSAKGGESVLALSEDQF comes from the coding sequence ATGAGCTATACGGCACCCATCAAGGACATGCTGTTCGTGATGAAAGAACTGGCCGGTCTCGAACACATCGCGACGCTGCCGGGCTTCGAAGACGCGAACCTGGACACCGCGCAGGCCGTGCTCGAAGAGTCGGCGAAACTGTGCGGCGAAGTGCTCGCGCCGCTGAACGTCGAAGGCGACCGCAATCCGAGCAGCTGGAAAGATGGCGTGGTCACCGCGACACCCGGGTTCAAGGAAGCGTTCCGCCAGTTCGGCGAAGGCGGCTGGCAGGGCGTGCAACATCCGCTCGAGTACGAAGGCCAGGGCCTGCCGAAGCTCATCGCGACGCCCTGCGTCGAAATGCTCAACGCGTCGAACCTGTCGTTCGCGCTGTGTCCGTTGCTCACCGACGGCGCGATCGAAGCGCTGCTGACGGCCGGCACCGAAGCGCAGAAACAGACCTATGTGCCGAAGCTCATTTCCGGCGAATGGACCGGCACGATGAACCTCACCGAGCCGCAGGCCGGCTCCGATCTCGCGCTGGTGCGCACGCGCGCCGAGCCGCAGGGCGACGGTTCGTTCAAACTGTTCGGCACGAAGATTTTCATCACCTGGGGCGAGCACGACATGGCGAAGAACATCGCCCATCTCGTGCTGGCGCGCACGCCGAACGCACCGGAAGGCGTGAAGGGCATTTCGCTCTTTATCGTGCCGAAGTTTCTCGTCAATGAAGACGGCTCGCCCGGCGCGCGCAACGACGTGCATTGCGTGTCGATCGAACACAAGCTCGGCATCAAGGCGAGCCCGACCGCGGTGCTGCAATTCGGCGACCACGGCGGCGCGATCGGTCATCTGATCGGCGAAGAGAATCGCGGCCTCGAGTACATGTTCATCATGATGAACGCGGCGCGTTTCGCGGTCGGCATGCAGGGCGTGGGCATCTCGGACCGCGCTTACCAGAAGGCGGTGGCGTACGCGAAAGACCGGGTGCAAAGCCGTCCGGTGGATGGCTCCGCGAAACAACCGGTCGCGATCATCCAGCACCCGGACGTGCGCCGCATGCTCGCGACCATGCGCGGCCTCACCGAAGCGTCGCGCGCGCTCGCTTATGTGGCCGCGGCGCACTGCGACATCGCGCACCGTCACGCGAACGAGGCCACGCGGGCCGAACATCAGGCGATCTACGAATACCTCGTGCCGATCGTGAAGGGCTGGAGCACGGAGCTGTCGATCGATGTCACGAGCCTCGGCGTGCAGGTGCATGGCGGCATGGGTTTCATCGAAGAGACCGGCGCCGCGCAGTATTACCGCGATGCGCGCATTCTGCCGATCTACGAAGGCACGACCGCGATCCAGGCGAACGATCTGATCGGCCGCAAGACCGTGCGCGACGGCGGCAAGGTGGCGAAGTCGCTGCTCGCCGGCGTGGCTGAAACGGTCGAGGCGCTCGGCGCGCAGCAAGGTCCGGCGTTCGAGTCGATGAAGAAGTATCTTGCGCAGGGTCATCGCTCGCTGAGTGCCGCCGTTGATTTCGTCGTTGCCAATACGAAGAGTGATCCGAACGCGGTGTTCGCCGGCAGCGTGCCGTATCTGAAGCTCGCGGGCATCGTGCTCGGCGGCTGGCAGATGGCGCGTGCGTTGCTGGTGGCGGCCGCAAAGCGCGACGAGGATCCTTCGTTCTACGGCGCGAAGATCGCGACCGCGCAGTTCTATGCGGAGCATGTGCTGACGCAGGCGTCGGCGCTGGAGGCGTCGATTGTCAGCGCGAAGGGTGGGGAGAGTGTGCTGGCGTTGTCTGAAGATCAGTTCTGA
- the hpnK gene encoding hopanoid biosynthesis-associated protein HpnK produces MLIITADDFGLHPRVNEAVELAYRNGVLTAASLMVGAPAADDAIARARSLPGLCVGLHLVLADGMALLPRETIPALVDAEGRFGSNMVRDGFRFYFLPHVRAQLALEIRAQFAAFAKTGLTLDHVNTHKHFHLHPTVLSLILEIGRDFGMRAMRLPSEPDAPLWLRPWMNLVRTRLDRAGIAHNDYVFGLADTGRMSESAWLAALERLPGGVGEIYCHPATRGDAPLTPGMQSYRHADELNALLSPRVADAISAAGATRGGFVDLLAQRG; encoded by the coding sequence ATGCTGATTATTACGGCCGATGATTTCGGCTTGCACCCTCGCGTCAACGAAGCGGTTGAGCTCGCTTACCGGAACGGTGTATTGACGGCGGCGAGCCTGATGGTCGGCGCGCCTGCCGCCGACGATGCCATTGCGCGGGCCCGCTCGCTTCCAGGGCTGTGCGTCGGCTTGCATCTGGTTCTCGCCGATGGCATGGCTCTGCTGCCACGCGAGACGATTCCCGCGCTGGTGGATGCCGAGGGCCGGTTCGGCAGCAACATGGTGCGCGACGGCTTCCGGTTCTACTTTCTGCCGCACGTCCGCGCACAGCTTGCCCTGGAAATCCGCGCGCAGTTCGCGGCGTTTGCGAAGACCGGTTTGACACTCGATCACGTCAACACGCACAAGCATTTTCACCTGCATCCAACGGTGCTTTCTCTGATCCTCGAGATCGGGCGCGACTTCGGAATGCGCGCAATGCGTTTGCCGAGCGAGCCCGATGCGCCACTCTGGTTGCGGCCATGGATGAACCTGGTGCGCACGCGGCTCGACCGCGCCGGCATCGCACATAACGACTATGTATTCGGTCTCGCGGACACCGGGCGCATGAGCGAGTCGGCCTGGCTTGCAGCGCTCGAACGGTTGCCCGGTGGTGTCGGCGAAATCTATTGCCACCCGGCGACACGGGGCGATGCGCCATTGACGCCCGGAATGCAGTCCTACCGTCATGCGGATGAGCTCAACGCGCTGCTGTCCCCGCGTGTGGCGGATGCGATCAGTGCTGCGGGTGCGACACGCGGCGGCTTTGTCGATCTCCTCGCGCAGCGCGGTTAG
- a CDS encoding BON domain-containing protein: MKSAVVQTITLCVASLISVSALAQTAASDEIASSAPATASQAAPQLSAKARRVQNHVVQKNVRHALTASKGLNSSGISILAKDGVVTLLGSAPDEKQIARAVTVAQSAAGVQRVDNRLKVFQPGN; encoded by the coding sequence ATGAAATCAGCAGTCGTCCAGACGATCACATTATGTGTCGCCTCCCTCATCTCGGTTTCGGCGCTGGCACAGACCGCGGCGTCCGACGAGATAGCGTCGTCCGCCCCCGCGACTGCTTCCCAAGCGGCTCCTCAATTGAGCGCGAAGGCGCGTCGCGTGCAGAATCACGTGGTGCAGAAGAACGTCCGGCATGCTCTAACCGCATCGAAGGGACTTAACTCGTCCGGAATCTCGATTCTCGCGAAAGACGGTGTGGTTACGCTGCTCGGAAGCGCACCGGATGAAAAACAGATCGCGCGCGCCGTCACCGTTGCGCAGAGCGCCGCCGGCGTTCAACGTGTCGACAATCGGCTGAAGGTCTTCCAACCCGGCAACTAA
- the hpnJ gene encoding hopanoid biosynthesis associated radical SAM protein HpnJ, with translation MKALFLQAPSYDGFDGGAGSRYQAKREVRSFWYPTWLAQPAALVPDSRVLDAPADGLSVEETLGIAQQYDLVVIHTSTPSFPTDALFAEDLKKRKPSILIGMVGAKVAVDPHNSLTATEAIDFVCREEFDITCQEVAEGKPLAQIKGLSYRAADGSIEHNEARPILENMDELPFVAPVYKRDLKIENYFIGYLKHPYVSIYTGRGCRSKCTFCLWPQTVGGHRYRTRSVENVLAEVKWIRDNMPEVKEIMFDDDTFTDFKPRVEEIARGLGQLGVTWSCNAKANVPYSTLKIMKENGLRLLLVGYESGDDQILLNIKKGLRTDIARRFSDDCRKLGIKIHGTFILGLPGETQDTIQKTIEYAKEINPHTIQVSLAAPYPGTTLYNQAVENGWLEENKVINLVSKSGVQLAAIGYPHLSRDEIYHQLENFYKRFYFRPSKIWEILREMLTSWDMMKRRLREGVEFFRFLRAHEA, from the coding sequence ATGAAAGCGCTCTTTTTGCAGGCACCATCGTATGACGGCTTTGATGGCGGCGCGGGTTCGCGCTATCAGGCCAAACGCGAAGTCCGCTCATTCTGGTATCCGACGTGGCTCGCGCAACCCGCCGCGCTGGTGCCGGACAGCCGCGTACTCGATGCTCCGGCCGATGGTTTGTCGGTCGAGGAAACGCTGGGCATTGCGCAGCAATACGATCTGGTAGTGATCCACACCAGCACGCCGTCCTTTCCCACCGACGCGCTGTTCGCCGAAGACCTGAAGAAGCGCAAACCGTCCATATTGATCGGCATGGTGGGCGCGAAGGTCGCCGTCGATCCCCACAATTCGCTGACGGCCACTGAAGCGATCGATTTCGTGTGCCGCGAAGAGTTCGACATTACGTGTCAGGAAGTCGCCGAAGGCAAGCCATTGGCGCAGATCAAGGGCCTCAGCTATCGCGCCGCGGACGGCTCGATCGAGCACAACGAGGCGCGTCCGATCCTCGAGAACATGGACGAACTGCCGTTCGTGGCGCCCGTCTACAAGCGCGACCTGAAGATCGAGAACTACTTCATCGGCTACCTGAAGCACCCGTACGTGTCCATCTACACGGGCCGCGGCTGCCGCTCCAAATGCACCTTCTGCCTGTGGCCGCAGACCGTGGGCGGCCATCGTTACCGCACGCGCTCGGTGGAGAACGTGCTGGCCGAAGTGAAGTGGATTCGCGACAACATGCCTGAAGTCAAGGAGATCATGTTCGACGACGACACCTTCACCGACTTCAAGCCGCGCGTCGAGGAAATCGCCCGCGGTCTTGGGCAGCTGGGCGTGACGTGGTCGTGCAACGCGAAGGCGAACGTGCCGTACTCGACGCTGAAGATCATGAAGGAAAACGGCCTGCGCCTGCTGCTGGTCGGCTACGAGTCGGGCGACGACCAGATCCTGCTGAACATCAAGAAGGGTTTGCGCACGGACATCGCGCGCCGCTTCAGCGACGATTGCCGCAAACTCGGCATCAAGATTCACGGCACCTTCATTCTCGGTCTGCCGGGCGAGACGCAGGACACGATCCAGAAGACGATCGAGTACGCCAAGGAGATCAACCCGCACACCATTCAGGTGTCGCTCGCCGCGCCGTATCCGGGCACGACGCTGTACAACCAGGCGGTCGAAAACGGCTGGCTCGAAGAGAACAAGGTGATCAACCTGGTCAGCAAGTCGGGGGTGCAGCTCGCGGCGATCGGCTATCCGCATCTGTCGCGCGACGAGATTTACCATCAGCTCGAAAATTTCTACAAGCGTTTCTATTTCCGGCCCTCGAAGATCTGGGAAATCCTGCGCGAGATGCTCACGAGTTGGGACATGATGAAGCGGCGCCTGCGTGAAGGCGTCGAATTCTTCCGGTTCCTGCGCGCGCACGAGGCATGA
- the hpnI gene encoding bacteriohopanetetrol glucosamine biosynthesis glycosyltransferase HpnI: protein MMHVVLSAFQWSLVVLCFMATLYIVVAAVATPFLRASRAGSQRFQRYSALVDGVSVLKPLCGAEPRLYENLATFCEQTHSHFQILFGVSSPDDAAIPVVRRLQAAYPGHDIELAIDSRVHGSNLKVSNLINMAERAKYDIIVIADSDIAVNPDYLRTVSAPLADAGVGVVTCLYVAQSVGGFWPRLGALFINEWFAPSVRVAHAVGSRRFGFGATLALRRTTLERIGGFDVLKDCLADDYWLAEHVRNLGLRTVLSPVMVATDVIEPTFASLWLRETRWLRTIRSVNQPGFASLVITFATPWLVAGAWLALNFHSGAEAGAHPWAATAMVVNSAVGAAARIMLHARATRHSRSFWRDLPLVPLRDTLLALQWLAGAFGSHVVWRGARVPVASSSNSINPSVMKALDFTDASDGL, encoded by the coding sequence ATGATGCACGTTGTCTTGTCTGCTTTCCAGTGGTCGCTGGTGGTGCTGTGTTTCATGGCCACGCTCTACATAGTCGTCGCCGCGGTCGCGACACCTTTTCTGCGCGCGAGTCGCGCGGGCAGTCAACGTTTCCAGCGATACAGCGCATTAGTCGACGGCGTCAGTGTATTGAAGCCCTTATGCGGTGCGGAGCCGAGGTTATATGAGAATCTCGCCACGTTCTGCGAACAGACGCATTCCCACTTCCAGATTCTGTTTGGCGTGTCATCGCCCGACGATGCCGCCATTCCAGTTGTGAGGCGTTTGCAGGCTGCCTATCCGGGTCACGATATCGAACTGGCAATCGACTCCCGCGTGCACGGCAGCAACCTGAAGGTGAGCAATCTCATCAATATGGCTGAGCGGGCAAAATACGACATTATCGTGATTGCCGACAGCGATATCGCAGTCAACCCGGACTATTTACGTACTGTCTCCGCGCCGCTCGCCGATGCGGGCGTGGGTGTGGTGACGTGTCTTTACGTCGCTCAGAGCGTAGGTGGTTTCTGGCCGCGTCTGGGCGCGCTCTTCATTAACGAGTGGTTTGCTCCGTCAGTGCGGGTCGCGCATGCCGTTGGCTCTCGACGGTTCGGCTTTGGCGCGACTCTCGCATTACGGCGCACGACGCTCGAGCGTATCGGCGGTTTCGATGTGCTGAAAGATTGCCTTGCCGACGACTACTGGCTCGCCGAGCACGTCCGCAACCTTGGACTTCGCACGGTGCTCTCACCCGTGATGGTGGCGACCGACGTCATCGAGCCCACGTTCGCCTCGTTATGGTTGAGGGAAACGCGCTGGCTGCGTACGATCAGATCGGTGAACCAGCCGGGGTTCGCGTCGCTGGTCATCACGTTTGCCACGCCGTGGCTCGTAGCCGGTGCGTGGCTGGCGTTGAATTTCCACTCGGGCGCGGAGGCGGGCGCGCATCCCTGGGCGGCCACGGCGATGGTCGTCAATTCGGCCGTGGGTGCGGCCGCGCGGATAATGCTCCACGCACGCGCCACGCGTCATTCGCGGTCGTTCTGGCGAGATCTGCCGCTCGTGCCGCTCCGTGATACGTTATTGGCTTTGCAATGGCTTGCTGGAGCGTTCGGCTCTCACGTCGTATGGCGTGGAGCGCGCGTGCCAGTTGCGTCGTCCAGCAACTCGATCAATCCCTCCGTTATGAAGGCGCTGGATTTCACCGATGCATCCGATGGACTTTGA
- a CDS encoding AraC family transcriptional regulator, whose product MSLVNGFLAGADPMAIERLAERSGIPHALLHRPGARVTQEQFATLYRLLAAEYDDEMPGIFSRPLRNGTLKYLCLSLLDAPRLDVAMHRFGQFFHLILDDFTVKSQRDESLCRIELVANEANRLQNALGQELLLKLVHGVASWLIGQKIPLVKVEFDFPRPARETDYLYLFPGPVHFGCTQTCMSFESRYLDMAIRQHKSDLKKFLARAPEDWIFVSFAEQMVCHQVRQYIAGCLPAIPTIGIVAQDLHYSVRTLCRRLSIEGTTFQAIKDELRRDIAIQRLTRSADAIGVIAYEVGFDDPTAFHRAFRHWTGSTPQAYRKMI is encoded by the coding sequence ATGTCGCTGGTCAACGGCTTTCTAGCCGGGGCAGACCCTATGGCCATTGAGCGCCTGGCTGAGCGATCGGGAATCCCGCATGCGTTGCTGCACAGACCGGGAGCGCGCGTCACGCAGGAGCAGTTTGCAACGCTCTACCGGCTGCTGGCGGCCGAATATGACGACGAAATGCCTGGCATTTTCAGCCGCCCATTGCGCAACGGCACGCTCAAGTATCTCTGCCTCAGTCTGCTCGACGCGCCTCGGCTGGATGTGGCGATGCATCGGTTCGGCCAGTTCTTCCACCTGATTCTCGATGACTTCACCGTGAAGTCGCAACGCGATGAGTCGCTCTGCCGGATCGAACTCGTAGCGAACGAGGCAAACAGACTTCAGAATGCGCTTGGCCAGGAGCTGCTGTTGAAACTCGTGCATGGCGTCGCGTCCTGGCTGATCGGGCAGAAAATCCCTCTAGTCAAGGTGGAGTTCGATTTCCCTCGGCCGGCACGGGAGACAGACTACCTCTACCTGTTTCCCGGCCCAGTGCATTTCGGTTGCACCCAGACCTGCATGTCGTTCGAGTCCCGGTATCTCGACATGGCCATTCGGCAACACAAGTCCGACCTGAAGAAGTTTCTGGCGCGTGCGCCGGAAGACTGGATCTTCGTGTCGTTCGCCGAACAGATGGTATGTCACCAGGTTCGCCAATACATTGCGGGTTGCCTTCCGGCCATTCCCACTATCGGAATCGTCGCGCAGGATCTGCACTACTCGGTGAGAACGCTGTGCCGCCGCCTTTCGATTGAAGGTACGACCTTCCAGGCGATCAAGGACGAACTGCGACGCGACATTGCGATCCAGCGCCTCACGCGTTCGGCCGACGCGATCGGCGTCATTGCCTACGAGGTCGGCTTCGACGATCCGACCGCATTTCACCGGGCATTCCGCCACTGGACGGGCAGCACGCCTCAGGCATACCGCAAGATGATTTGA
- a CDS encoding lysylphosphatidylglycerol synthase domain-containing protein produces MKWLRWIGLPVGIATLIALVLHEGAGDVMHVVANAGFGLLWLLPLHALPLLLDAYAWCLLLGKRASLPFLWWVAAVREAVSRLLPVASIGGEIVGIGLARWRIPDTSVVSASVVVEVLVTMAVQYVFSALGLVLIAISTHQVSAIKTIALALALSMPLPVLTVVLLRRGRVFHRIEGFAAKLLGRAHPLLRDIDGKRLDADIDALMSRTGLLLGAFLWQFAGYVLGALETYWALAMLGHPVPASGALAIEALTQAVRHAAFMVPAGLGVQEAAVLLLALVVGVDREAALSLALVKRAREVIFGCIALVSWQVAEIARGRKSHDRHMSEGPRNVA; encoded by the coding sequence ATGAAATGGCTACGTTGGATAGGATTGCCGGTCGGCATTGCGACACTCATTGCGCTCGTGTTGCATGAAGGTGCCGGCGATGTCATGCATGTGGTTGCTAATGCGGGTTTCGGGCTGCTGTGGCTGCTGCCGTTACACGCACTGCCATTGTTACTCGACGCATATGCGTGGTGCCTGTTGCTCGGCAAGCGCGCCTCACTGCCGTTTCTCTGGTGGGTCGCGGCGGTGCGCGAGGCGGTCAGCCGGCTGCTGCCGGTTGCGAGCATCGGTGGCGAGATTGTCGGCATCGGCCTCGCGCGCTGGCGCATCCCTGACACAAGCGTGGTCAGTGCGTCGGTCGTTGTCGAGGTACTGGTCACGATGGCCGTGCAATACGTGTTCTCCGCGCTTGGGCTCGTCCTGATCGCGATATCGACGCATCAGGTCAGCGCGATCAAGACAATCGCACTCGCCTTGGCGCTCTCAATGCCGCTACCGGTTCTGACGGTCGTGCTCCTTCGTCGCGGCCGGGTCTTTCACCGGATCGAGGGCTTCGCGGCGAAACTGCTGGGCCGCGCGCACCCGTTGCTGCGCGATATCGACGGAAAACGGCTCGACGCGGATATCGACGCACTGATGTCCCGCACAGGTCTGCTGCTAGGCGCATTTCTCTGGCAGTTCGCCGGGTACGTTTTAGGTGCGCTGGAAACATACTGGGCTCTGGCCATGTTGGGACATCCGGTGCCGGCGAGCGGCGCGTTGGCAATCGAAGCCTTGACGCAAGCCGTGCGTCATGCGGCGTTTATGGTGCCGGCAGGTCTTGGCGTGCAGGAAGCGGCAGTCCTGCTTCTCGCGCTGGTGGTCGGTGTGGATCGGGAGGCGGCGTTGTCGCTGGCGCTCGTCAAGCGGGCGCGCGAGGTGATATTCGGCTGCATTGCGCTGGTTTCATGGCAGGTGGCGGAAATCGCGCGTGGGCGCAAAAGCCACGACAGACACATGAGCGAGGGGCCGCGGAACGTGGCCTAG
- a CDS encoding 3-(methylthio)propionyl-CoA ligase gives MDLFGQMMYAPLLLSSLLQQAARHSGKVEIVSRRVEGDIHRYTYRDCHVRAMQLANALTAHGIQPGDRIGTLAWNGYRHMEMYYGVSGIGAVCHTINPRLFAEQIAYIVNHAQDRFICFDMSFAPLVEQIAHQCPLVEKWIMLCDESALPATFPVPLVSYEALIAGQPEEFVWPRFDEQRAAVLCYTSGTTGNPKGVLYSHRSLSLMAYGSALPDTLCLSATDTVAPVVPMFHVNAWGLPFSAPLVGAKLVLPGAKLDGESLWTLFEQEGVTFSAGVPTIWLGLVDYMRRAGKHSTHFKRAIVGGSACPPQLASSLHELGIKAVHAWGMTELSPLGTVCSPSHDYQEKSAEERKCIEAKQGRVVPGIDLKIVGSGGVELPWDGRSAGDLMARGHWVLDRYYGAEQTALEDGWFSTGDVATIDADGYMQITDRSKDVIKSGGEWISSIELEHVAMSHPEIESAACIGCEHPKWDERPLLIAVRRPGSTLSAQQLLAYYEGKVAKWWIPDDVVFVPEMPLTATGKLQKLVLKQRFARHLVDAAKPSA, from the coding sequence ATGGACCTGTTTGGCCAGATGATGTACGCGCCGTTATTGTTGTCGTCGTTGCTCCAGCAGGCCGCGCGGCACTCCGGCAAGGTCGAGATCGTGTCGCGGCGCGTCGAGGGCGATATCCACCGCTACACCTATCGCGACTGCCATGTCCGCGCAATGCAGCTGGCGAATGCGCTGACCGCGCACGGCATCCAGCCAGGCGACCGGATCGGTACGCTCGCATGGAACGGGTATCGGCATATGGAAATGTACTACGGCGTGTCCGGCATTGGCGCCGTCTGTCATACCATCAATCCGCGGCTTTTCGCCGAGCAGATTGCCTATATCGTCAACCACGCGCAAGACCGGTTCATCTGTTTCGACATGTCGTTCGCGCCGCTTGTCGAGCAGATTGCTCACCAATGTCCGCTTGTCGAAAAGTGGATCATGCTGTGCGACGAGTCGGCGTTGCCGGCAACATTCCCTGTGCCGCTGGTGAGCTATGAGGCATTGATCGCTGGACAGCCTGAAGAGTTCGTTTGGCCCCGGTTCGATGAACAGCGCGCCGCTGTCCTGTGCTACACGTCCGGGACAACCGGCAACCCTAAAGGCGTGCTGTATTCGCACCGCTCGCTCAGCCTGATGGCCTATGGGTCGGCGTTGCCGGACACGCTGTGTCTGTCCGCGACGGATACCGTTGCGCCCGTGGTTCCGATGTTCCACGTCAACGCCTGGGGTCTGCCGTTTTCGGCACCGCTCGTGGGCGCCAAGCTGGTGCTCCCCGGAGCGAAGCTCGACGGCGAGTCGCTGTGGACGCTGTTCGAGCAGGAAGGCGTCACCTTCTCCGCGGGCGTGCCGACTATCTGGCTAGGCCTCGTCGACTACATGCGGCGTGCGGGCAAGCACAGCACGCACTTCAAGCGCGCAATCGTGGGAGGATCGGCGTGCCCGCCGCAACTCGCTTCGTCGTTGCACGAGCTTGGCATCAAGGCCGTGCACGCATGGGGTATGACGGAGCTGTCGCCGCTTGGCACCGTGTGCTCGCCGTCGCATGACTACCAGGAGAAGTCCGCGGAGGAGCGCAAGTGTATCGAAGCGAAACAGGGGCGCGTCGTGCCCGGCATCGATCTGAAGATCGTCGGCTCCGGTGGAGTGGAATTGCCGTGGGACGGAAGATCGGCGGGCGATCTCATGGCGCGCGGCCACTGGGTGTTGGATCGCTACTACGGTGCCGAGCAAACAGCGCTGGAAGACGGCTGGTTCTCAACGGGTGATGTGGCGACAATCGATGCCGACGGCTATATGCAGATCACGGATCGAAGCAAGGACGTCATCAAATCCGGCGGCGAATGGATTTCATCGATCGAACTCGAACATGTGGCAATGTCTCATCCCGAGATCGAATCAGCGGCTTGTATTGGGTGCGAACATCCGAAATGGGATGAACGTCCGCTGTTGATTGCGGTACGGCGTCCTGGCAGCACATTGAGCGCGCAGCAATTGCTGGCGTATTACGAAGGCAAGGTCGCCAAGTGGTGGATTCCGGATGACGTCGTTTTCGTTCCCGAGATGCCGTTGACCGCGACCGGCAAACTCCAGAAACTGGTTCTCAAGCAGCGATTCGCACGGCATCTCGTCGATGCGGCGAAGCCGTCGGCCTAG